In Acaryochloris marina S15, a single genomic region encodes these proteins:
- a CDS encoding FtsX-like permease family protein, with the protein MKWGQLRNLTAERPLAWAQLSHKKARLAVALTGVAFANILMFAQLGIRAVLFDGITLVHENLQGDLFLMSSYSRALGFQTFAQIYLYQANAVPGVATAYPLYIMGRVDWINPEQLPVEHPIPPELLSPPGQAKSDNKEIEIFPDRVKILAFNLAQPAFALPEINQQLDKLKEPDTILYDRLSQDGLGPIPALITQKPQLTTVMGNRRTQIAGLFTLGSTLFTKGHVIMSDLNYLARNGPESLDNVSLGLVGLDAGADPLQVQTQLQQALPSSIQVLTREELIQKEVAFYEADPSGIVLNFGAMMGFVVGVIVVYQVLYSDVLEHLPEYATLKAMGFADNALLRVVLQEALILAVLGFVPGCVASIGVYSLLSSLTKIPLSLRPDVMAQVFILTIVMCMGAGGIATQKLRQADPADVF; encoded by the coding sequence ATGAAATGGGGACAACTCCGAAATTTAACGGCTGAACGCCCCTTGGCTTGGGCACAGCTTTCCCATAAAAAGGCTCGTTTGGCCGTCGCCCTGACGGGGGTAGCCTTTGCCAATATTTTGATGTTTGCCCAACTGGGAATTCGGGCAGTGTTGTTTGATGGCATTACTTTGGTTCATGAGAATCTCCAGGGCGATCTGTTCTTGATGTCTTCCTACTCTCGGGCGTTGGGGTTTCAGACCTTTGCGCAGATTTATCTCTACCAAGCCAATGCGGTTCCAGGTGTGGCTACAGCCTACCCCTTATACATCATGGGACGGGTGGACTGGATCAATCCTGAGCAACTACCCGTCGAACATCCTATTCCCCCGGAGTTGCTGTCTCCCCCAGGCCAAGCCAAGTCAGACAATAAAGAGATAGAAATCTTCCCTGATAGGGTCAAGATTCTGGCCTTCAACCTTGCTCAACCTGCCTTTGCCCTGCCTGAAATCAATCAGCAACTGGACAAGTTAAAAGAACCCGATACGATTCTCTACGACCGGCTGTCTCAGGATGGCTTGGGACCTATTCCAGCTTTAATCACTCAAAAACCACAGCTGACAACCGTAATGGGGAACCGTCGCACTCAAATAGCAGGCTTGTTTACGTTGGGAAGCACCCTATTCACGAAAGGTCACGTCATTATGAGTGACTTAAACTACTTAGCCCGAAACGGTCCCGAGAGTTTAGATAACGTCAGCTTAGGGTTAGTGGGTTTAGATGCAGGGGCTGACCCATTGCAAGTACAAACGCAACTCCAACAAGCTTTACCGTCATCTATCCAGGTGTTGACCCGTGAGGAACTGATCCAGAAGGAAGTGGCTTTTTACGAAGCGGATCCGAGTGGTATTGTCCTTAATTTTGGGGCGATGATGGGCTTTGTGGTGGGGGTAATTGTGGTGTATCAGGTGCTCTATTCAGACGTGCTGGAACATCTGCCCGAGTATGCCACCTTAAAAGCGATGGGGTTTGCTGATAATGCTTTGCTGCGTGTTGTTCTGCAGGAAGCATTGATTTTGGCGGTGTTGGGCTTTGTGCCCGGATGCGTGGCATCCATTGGGGTGTATAGCCTGTTGAGTTCTCTAACGAAAATCCCCTTGAGCTTGCGACCCGATGTGATGGCACAGGTATTTATTTTAACGATCGTTATGTGCATGGGGGCGGGGGGGATTGCGACCCAGAAGCTGCGCCAAGCTGATCCTGCGGATGTGTTTTAA
- the lepB gene encoding signal peptidase I: MLDKEPETSGKPSSKEPWLAVNWSMILPGLGHLYAGKPLQGWGIIVTYLALFVLSLFSVITAQETGLIGFGAIALFLLLGFGSWISAYRAAIRNNDSAFENHRKTLKDPWLAVFLSRFVLGAGHLYMGKWILGSILIVAEILTWIYAPGFVFLGLWFVLPFVANHAYQAASDQRKSSKNIILKLFLLLIIAPIALSVIFALAIRSLIVEARYISSGGMEPTLKINDRIVVDKVSYLFQTPKRRDIILFKPTQALKQGGFENAFVKRIIGISGDVVEIKQNVVWLNNQPLQEPYTMSGTTESPSPETCRSNYVTMDVESRPIDPPIPIYLSQPQTIPPDHYLVLGDHRDLSLDSRCWGLVKRSEIIGQATKRFFPFNRIGRLDKK; this comes from the coding sequence ATGCTTGATAAAGAACCAGAGACTAGCGGTAAGCCATCCTCCAAAGAGCCTTGGCTCGCAGTCAATTGGTCGATGATTTTACCGGGATTAGGACATCTTTATGCTGGCAAACCCTTACAAGGGTGGGGCATCATTGTTACGTACTTAGCCCTATTTGTGCTGTCCCTTTTCTCAGTCATTACGGCCCAAGAGACTGGGCTGATCGGTTTTGGTGCAATAGCCCTATTCCTATTATTGGGGTTTGGAAGTTGGATCAGTGCCTATCGAGCTGCGATTCGTAACAACGATTCAGCATTTGAAAATCATCGAAAAACGCTCAAAGATCCTTGGCTTGCCGTGTTCCTAAGCCGTTTTGTATTAGGCGCTGGCCATCTTTACATGGGGAAATGGATTCTGGGCTCGATTCTAATTGTGGCTGAAATCCTAACTTGGATTTATGCTCCGGGGTTCGTCTTCTTGGGGCTGTGGTTTGTGTTACCCTTTGTCGCTAACCATGCTTATCAAGCTGCCTCAGATCAACGTAAAAGCAGCAAAAATATCATATTAAAATTATTTCTACTGCTGATTATTGCCCCGATCGCCCTATCTGTCATATTCGCCCTCGCTATTCGTTCATTGATTGTCGAAGCTCGGTATATTTCATCTGGCGGAATGGAGCCAACTCTAAAGATTAATGATCGTATCGTTGTAGATAAAGTGAGTTATCTCTTTCAAACTCCAAAACGAAGAGATATTATTCTGTTTAAACCCACTCAGGCATTAAAACAAGGTGGCTTTGAGAATGCTTTTGTAAAGCGGATTATTGGCATCTCAGGTGATGTAGTTGAGATTAAACAGAATGTTGTCTGGCTTAATAATCAACCCTTGCAAGAGCCTTACACAATGTCGGGAACGACAGAGAGTCCAAGCCCCGAAACTTGTCGTTCCAATTATGTAACGATGGACGTAGAAAGCAGGCCCATTGATCCACCTATTCCCATCTATTTATCCCAACCGCAAACGATTCCTCCCGATCACTATTTGGTATTAGGAGACCACCGAGACCTGAGTCTCGATAGTCGATGCTGGGGGCTGGTTAAACGAAGTGAAATTATTGGCCAAGCGACTAAAAGATTTTTCCCATTTAACCGTATAGGTCGTTTGGATAAAAAGTAG
- a CDS encoding HlyD family efflux transporter periplasmic adaptor subunit codes for MTVPGAKRRDCKQLIVILGASFLMSACGLLQAQPTPTPTPTTVKSSRVVARGKIIPEFGVIKVSVSNAEDSRVNQLLVKEGDRVRKDQVIATLQGADRRREDLKAALANVKLSQARLIKAKQGDAKPGGIAAQQAVVIRLKTQLPVEIKQKEAEIVSAQASLREAALTYQRRRQLYQQGAISRAEVDTAREEFETTRATLAAQIASLEQTVTTLKAQIQEEKARLAELQQIRPIDVTIAQAELQRALIEVEQRRADYDDTQVQAPIPGQILRINTKVGEQVNTQLGIVDLGRTEQMYVLAEVYETDITKINKGQRATILSEYGGFKGEIQGVVDDVGLQIDPRTLSTGNNNPTTDENARIVNVSIRIDQDDSPIVAGLTNMQVRVTIDL; via the coding sequence ATGACGGTCCCAGGAGCAAAGCGACGAGACTGCAAACAGTTGATAGTCATCCTAGGAGCCTCATTCTTGATGAGTGCCTGTGGATTACTGCAAGCTCAACCCACCCCTACTCCCACTCCTACCACCGTCAAATCCAGCCGAGTGGTAGCTCGGGGCAAGATTATTCCTGAATTTGGCGTGATCAAAGTATCGGTCTCCAATGCTGAAGACAGTCGAGTGAATCAGCTTTTGGTCAAAGAGGGAGACCGCGTGCGCAAGGATCAAGTGATTGCCACCCTCCAAGGGGCCGATCGGCGGCGAGAGGATTTGAAAGCCGCGCTAGCTAACGTCAAACTGTCACAAGCACGTCTCATCAAAGCTAAACAAGGGGATGCCAAACCCGGTGGCATCGCTGCCCAGCAAGCTGTTGTAATACGGCTGAAAACTCAACTTCCTGTCGAGATTAAACAAAAAGAAGCCGAGATTGTCAGTGCTCAAGCCTCTTTGCGGGAGGCAGCACTGACCTACCAACGTCGACGACAGCTCTATCAACAGGGGGCCATTAGTCGGGCAGAAGTAGACACCGCTCGCGAAGAATTTGAGACCACTCGCGCCACCCTAGCGGCCCAAATTGCTTCTTTGGAGCAAACCGTCACCACTTTAAAAGCACAAATCCAAGAAGAAAAGGCCCGGTTAGCCGAACTCCAGCAAATCCGTCCGATTGATGTCACCATTGCTCAAGCCGAACTACAACGGGCCTTAATTGAAGTGGAGCAACGGCGGGCAGATTACGACGACACCCAAGTTCAAGCCCCAATTCCCGGACAGATTCTCCGGATCAATACCAAAGTCGGGGAGCAGGTGAATACCCAGCTTGGCATCGTTGATTTAGGCCGAACAGAGCAAATGTATGTCCTGGCCGAAGTGTATGAAACCGATATTACCAAGATTAATAAAGGTCAACGAGCGACTATTCTCAGTGAATATGGTGGATTTAAGGGAGAAATTCAGGGGGTTGTGGATGATGTTGGTCTCCAGATTGACCCTCGCACCTTGTCCACAGGAAATAACAATCCAACCACGGATGAAAATGCCCGGATCGTGAATGTTTCCATCCGCATCGATCAGGACGATAGCCCTATTGTCGCTGGCCTTACAAATATGCAAGTCAGAGTCACGATTGACCTCTAG
- a CDS encoding tetratricopeptide repeat protein — protein sequence MILNIWKWSRTSFLSGVTLTLVLGMSVDQPAQAGESHTHTAEHSVTDALRREIAFYQNRIQANPKDGLDRAALATLYLQLATSTGNTHWYHEAEETALQSLANLPFNNLEAQLALAKVAQAEHQFAEALQFAEAVLQENPNHQQALSIIVTSKLAQGQLPQARQVADQLVEQAPTLVSYTLRALVLVAQGQDQAALQDFQQALALEQPDQPSQAAWTRTLLGRYHAHRGQLPVAKQYYQEALHLQPHSSFAQVKLAELETRQGNYGAAKTLYKHLLQHPEASHGQDHVALQGLAQLRVLEGKLAEANQLWAEAEHEFRDHQDLDHFGHRRDLAKLLLARGRQADLQEALTLMQTEVNIRRDSETLKTLAWALSRLERYGEARSVLQDAIALGTQDASLFYRASLVEAVLGNKAQADVYAQKALAIDPNFNTRARALLALGG from the coding sequence ATGATTTTGAATATCTGGAAATGGTCCCGTACCTCCTTTCTCTCAGGAGTTACGTTGACCCTAGTTCTGGGGATGAGCGTTGATCAGCCCGCCCAAGCAGGTGAATCCCATACCCATACCGCCGAGCATTCGGTAACGGATGCCCTTCGTCGCGAGATTGCCTTTTACCAAAATCGGATTCAAGCCAATCCCAAAGATGGATTGGACCGTGCCGCTCTTGCTACCCTTTACCTGCAGCTAGCGACCTCCACTGGTAACACCCACTGGTATCACGAAGCAGAAGAAACAGCGCTTCAGTCTTTGGCTAACTTACCCTTCAATAACCTCGAAGCCCAGCTTGCTCTCGCAAAAGTGGCCCAAGCTGAGCATCAGTTTGCGGAAGCTCTACAGTTCGCCGAGGCAGTCCTGCAGGAAAATCCCAATCATCAGCAAGCCCTCTCAATTATCGTTACCAGCAAGTTGGCCCAAGGACAGCTTCCTCAAGCGCGACAAGTCGCCGATCAACTGGTGGAGCAAGCCCCGACTTTGGTCAGCTATACCCTCCGGGCTTTGGTGCTAGTCGCTCAAGGTCAAGATCAAGCAGCTCTCCAAGATTTTCAACAGGCCTTGGCGTTGGAACAACCTGATCAACCGTCTCAAGCCGCCTGGACCCGCACATTACTAGGTCGCTATCATGCCCATCGAGGTCAACTGCCAGTGGCGAAACAGTACTATCAAGAGGCCTTACATCTGCAACCCCATTCTTCCTTTGCCCAGGTCAAACTAGCAGAACTAGAAACCCGCCAAGGCAATTATGGTGCTGCAAAAACCCTCTACAAGCACTTACTCCAGCATCCAGAAGCTTCTCATGGACAAGACCATGTGGCTCTGCAGGGACTCGCCCAACTGCGAGTTTTAGAAGGGAAATTAGCTGAAGCCAATCAACTCTGGGCCGAAGCAGAACATGAGTTTCGCGATCATCAGGATCTGGATCATTTTGGTCATCGTCGGGATTTGGCGAAGCTACTGTTGGCGAGAGGTCGTCAAGCCGATTTGCAGGAAGCACTGACCCTGATGCAGACGGAAGTCAACATTCGCCGCGATTCTGAGACCTTGAAAACTTTGGCCTGGGCGTTGTCGCGGTTGGAACGGTATGGTGAGGCCCGGAGCGTATTGCAAGATGCGATCGCATTAGGCACACAAGATGCCAGCCTGTTCTATCGAGCCAGTTTAGTAGAAGCTGTCCTAGGCAATAAGGCTCAAGCTGATGTCTATGCTCAAAAAGCGTTAGCGATAGACCCCAATTTTAATACCCGAGCGAGAGCTTTATTGGCTTTGGGCGGGTAG
- a CDS encoding type II toxin-antitoxin system HicB family antitoxin: MIFDIKIEQEEDGRWIAEIPSLPGVMLYGQTPEEAKAKVKALALRVLAERIESGETEPELVSVTFNAA; encoded by the coding sequence ATGATTTTTGATATCAAAATTGAGCAAGAAGAAGATGGGCGTTGGATTGCAGAGATTCCAAGCCTACCTGGAGTAATGCTCTATGGCCAAACCCCAGAGGAAGCAAAAGCTAAAGTAAAGGCTTTGGCACTCAGGGTGCTCGCTGAACGTATTGAAAGTGGTGAAACTGAGCCTGAATTGGTCAGTGTTACGTTTAACGCTGCATGA
- a CDS encoding type II toxin-antitoxin system HigB family toxin produces MHVISRKILRDFCQKHADSCEALFAWYRVATKAHWQSLPQIQASYPKAEAVGNFTVFNIKGNTYRLIVDINYVKQRIYIKYILTHADYDKDLWKNDLYF; encoded by the coding sequence GTGCATGTTATTAGTCGCAAAATTCTTCGAGACTTTTGTCAAAAGCATGCTGATTCTTGTGAAGCGCTATTTGCTTGGTACAGGGTTGCAACCAAGGCCCACTGGCAAAGCCTACCTCAAATCCAAGCTAGTTACCCCAAAGCAGAAGCAGTCGGTAATTTCACCGTTTTCAATATTAAGGGCAATACTTATCGTTTAATTGTGGATATCAACTACGTTAAGCAGCGAATCTACATCAAATATATTCTGACTCACGCTGATTACGATAAAGACCTCTGGAAAAATGACCTTTACTTTTAA
- a CDS encoding cupin domain-containing protein translates to MNHPAPQSNSEELSNWAALSAMGALDDAEQQPVAKYSAEELAPEIAGFEDAVSAIPYSVPAIPMSPNLKDRLFQRIDATTLKASELYQLMSTPIDELIELSTQVEWQDLKGPGKFKHAVYQANTLHRELAFFVKSDQEGLFPKHHHAAGEEILVLAGDLVVDEQVYQRGDRIISAADTIHQPSTRNGCLLFCMASMDNQFVS, encoded by the coding sequence ATGAATCACCCAGCCCCACAATCCAATTCTGAAGAGCTTTCTAACTGGGCGGCCTTGTCGGCAATGGGTGCCCTGGATGATGCGGAACAGCAGCCAGTGGCAAAATATTCAGCCGAGGAACTCGCACCTGAAATTGCCGGGTTTGAAGATGCGGTATCTGCGATCCCATACAGCGTTCCAGCCATACCCATGTCACCCAATCTCAAAGATCGGCTGTTCCAGCGCATTGACGCCACAACGCTCAAAGCATCTGAGCTTTACCAGCTCATGTCTACACCGATTGATGAACTCATTGAGTTATCCACCCAAGTGGAATGGCAGGATCTAAAGGGTCCGGGTAAGTTTAAGCATGCGGTGTACCAAGCCAACACCCTCCATCGTGAACTAGCTTTCTTTGTGAAGTCTGACCAAGAGGGACTATTTCCTAAACATCATCACGCAGCCGGAGAAGAAATCTTAGTTTTGGCTGGTGATCTAGTGGTGGATGAACAAGTGTATCAACGGGGTGATCGGATTATTTCTGCCGCCGATACTATCCATCAGCCTTCTACCCGCAACGGCTGTCTCCTCTTTTGCATGGCATCCATGGACAATCAGTTTGTCTCATAA
- a CDS encoding sigma-70 family RNA polymerase sigma factor, with product MTVQNTSEDLVLIHQVAEHNQGALSTLYDRYAGIVYAIAYKMLGSVEEAEEVVLDVFDQVWRTASKYDRSRSRVDSWLFMQARSRTLDRLRKRQRQAKVVEASTVNAPIESDTKMALPEEHVLIQERRDLVQVAMAQIPPEQQQVIELAYFQGLSQSEIVKQTGLSLGTVKTRIRLGLSKLRGILDQR from the coding sequence ATGACCGTCCAAAACACCAGTGAGGACTTGGTTTTAATCCACCAAGTGGCTGAACATAATCAAGGGGCACTCTCGACCTTGTATGACCGATATGCGGGTATTGTGTATGCGATCGCATACAAAATGCTAGGGTCCGTCGAAGAAGCCGAAGAAGTTGTCTTGGATGTCTTTGATCAAGTCTGGCGCACCGCCTCTAAATATGATCGCAGCCGTAGTCGAGTGGATAGCTGGCTATTTATGCAGGCCCGCAGTCGCACTTTAGATCGCCTTCGCAAACGACAGCGACAGGCCAAGGTCGTGGAAGCGTCCACGGTAAACGCCCCCATCGAGTCTGACACCAAAATGGCCTTGCCTGAAGAACATGTCCTGATTCAAGAGCGGCGCGATCTCGTCCAAGTCGCTATGGCCCAAATCCCCCCCGAACAACAGCAAGTCATTGAGCTGGCCTATTTTCAAGGGTTATCCCAATCAGAAATTGTCAAACAAACGGGCCTATCCTTAGGCACCGTCAAAACCCGAATTCGGTTGGGCTTAAGTAAATTACGTGGCATTCTCGATCAACGATAA
- a CDS encoding DUF4331 domain-containing protein, translating to MLLNPRQNQAKTRRFSAKSLLKLSGVVLGMGLTLGSFAPVTLASDHDDGETNTKSRNLNLTDLYVFREGDQNPNASTDDLVLIMNTNPRSVARQQYYFNNKARYEFHIARTTDNDATPTGKPDVTLRFEFSKPKPNQTQTIKITTIRDGSSHVGKAVTTPLNSKPHTAQVPMGDQNFSVFAGLREDPFFFDVEQFFRVRAGALGKGPTVGFRDPDKAVDFTTGYNVNAIAVRIPIKFLQNKSANTTFDVWQTISVRGKGGKYRQVERLARPAVNEGLIVSNAFLNALNSVGPDFEAAALAGQKPAAKVAGPIVSEAAQTLKAIGNDDQRTTTLLQAFLPDVMRIDTTDASGYGNALNSKGSPIRGRLLKDDVIDITLSVLTNGAITTDNVSYDGTPGNPSQGHSPLQTQFPYLALPN from the coding sequence ATGCTATTGAACCCTCGTCAAAATCAGGCAAAAACCCGCCGTTTCTCGGCTAAATCCTTGTTAAAGCTCAGTGGCGTTGTTTTAGGGATGGGCCTGACCTTGGGCAGTTTTGCGCCCGTTACCTTGGCTTCGGATCATGATGATGGTGAAACTAACACTAAAAGCCGCAATCTGAATCTGACTGACTTGTATGTGTTCCGGGAAGGCGATCAAAATCCCAACGCCTCCACCGATGATTTGGTTTTGATTATGAATACCAACCCCCGCTCAGTGGCGCGGCAGCAATACTATTTCAATAACAAGGCCCGCTACGAATTCCATATTGCTCGTACAACCGATAACGACGCTACCCCCACGGGCAAGCCGGATGTGACTCTGCGGTTTGAATTTAGTAAACCCAAGCCCAATCAAACTCAGACCATCAAAATCACCACGATTCGAGATGGCAGTTCCCATGTAGGCAAGGCGGTGACCACCCCCCTAAATAGCAAACCCCACACGGCCCAAGTCCCCATGGGTGATCAAAACTTCTCCGTTTTTGCGGGACTACGAGAAGATCCTTTCTTCTTTGATGTGGAGCAGTTTTTCCGGGTCCGGGCTGGCGCATTAGGCAAAGGTCCTACGGTGGGCTTCCGGGACCCTGACAAGGCTGTGGACTTTACCACCGGGTATAACGTAAATGCGATCGCAGTTCGTATCCCCATCAAATTCCTTCAAAACAAGTCTGCCAACACCACCTTTGACGTTTGGCAAACCATCTCTGTTCGAGGCAAAGGCGGCAAATATCGGCAGGTGGAACGCTTGGCTCGTCCAGCAGTAAACGAAGGGCTGATTGTTTCCAATGCTTTCCTCAATGCTCTCAATAGTGTCGGTCCTGACTTTGAGGCGGCTGCCCTAGCCGGACAAAAGCCTGCTGCGAAAGTTGCAGGTCCTATCGTCAGTGAAGCCGCTCAAACTCTAAAAGCCATTGGCAACGATGACCAGCGTACTACCACCTTGCTCCAAGCCTTCTTGCCCGACGTGATGCGGATTGATACCACGGATGCCAGTGGTTATGGCAATGCTCTGAATAGTAAAGGCAGTCCTATTCGTGGTCGCTTACTCAAAGACGACGTGATAGATATCACCCTGAGTGTTTTGACCAACGGGGCCATCACCACGGATAACGTTTCCTACGACGGCACCCCTGGCAATCCCTCCCAAGGCCACAGTCCCCTCCAAACCCAGTTTCCTTACCTAGCTCTTCCCAACTAA
- a CDS encoding DevA family ABC transporter ATP-binding protein, whose protein sequence is MDPIVSIRHLNHAFGKGQLRKPVLKDISLDLNPGEIVILMGPSGSGKTTLLTLIGALRSQQEGSLKFLGQELLGAPKKKLVKLRQQIGFIFQSHNLLDCLTAQENVRMSLKLHTHLTLEERKGRAIAILESVGLGEHVNYHPASLSGGQKQRVAIARALVSYPKLVLADEPTAALDSKTGRDAVEIMRKLAQEEGCTVMLVTHDNRILDMADRILQMEDGQLLPTD, encoded by the coding sequence ATGGACCCGATTGTTTCGATTCGCCATCTGAATCATGCCTTTGGCAAAGGGCAGTTGCGGAAGCCTGTGCTTAAGGATATTAGTCTGGATTTAAATCCCGGTGAGATTGTGATCCTGATGGGACCATCGGGGAGCGGAAAAACCACACTTTTGACGCTGATCGGGGCGTTGCGATCGCAACAGGAAGGCAGCCTCAAATTCCTGGGCCAAGAACTCCTGGGTGCTCCCAAAAAAAAGCTGGTCAAGCTCCGTCAGCAGATTGGTTTTATCTTCCAATCCCATAATTTGCTGGACTGTCTAACGGCTCAAGAGAATGTCCGCATGTCTTTGAAGCTGCATACCCATTTGACGTTGGAGGAACGTAAGGGGCGTGCGATCGCAATCCTCGAATCCGTGGGTTTAGGAGAACATGTCAACTACCATCCCGCAAGTCTATCGGGGGGACAAAAACAAAGAGTCGCCATTGCCCGCGCCCTCGTCAGCTATCCCAAACTGGTCCTCGCCGATGAACCCACTGCTGCCCTTGATAGCAAGACGGGGCGGGATGCCGTTGAAATTATGCGAAAGCTGGCTCAAGAAGAAGGCTGTACGGTCATGTTGGTGACTCACGACAACCGTATTCTAGATATGGCGGATCGGATTCTCCAGATGGAAGATGGTCAGCTATTACCGACTGACTGA
- a CDS encoding type II toxin-antitoxin system HigA family antitoxin codes for MTFTFNADTYSQLLAEYRPKVIASEQENEAAISLAQELEHLPNQTPEQEALLDLLVMLIEKYEDTAYPIPVSTPREVLLHLMEAKGCIQEDLVGVIGSRGVVSEVVNGKRGISIAQAKSLADYFGVDAGLFI; via the coding sequence ATGACCTTTACTTTTAATGCGGATACCTATAGTCAGTTGTTGGCGGAGTATCGTCCCAAGGTCATTGCTTCTGAGCAGGAAAACGAAGCTGCGATCTCACTTGCACAAGAGTTAGAACATCTCCCAAATCAAACCCCGGAGCAGGAAGCGCTTCTTGATCTACTGGTGATGCTGATTGAAAAGTATGAAGATACTGCTTATCCGATTCCTGTCAGTACCCCCCGTGAAGTATTGCTGCACTTAATGGAGGCTAAGGGATGTATTCAAGAAGATTTGGTGGGTGTTATTGGATCGCGAGGGGTTGTTTCTGAAGTGGTGAATGGTAAGCGAGGTATTAGTATCGCTCAAGCTAAATCTTTGGCTGATTACTTTGGCGTTGATGCAGGACTTTTTATCTAA